One Microplitis demolitor isolate Queensland-Clemson2020A chromosome 2, iyMicDemo2.1a, whole genome shotgun sequence DNA segment encodes these proteins:
- the LOC103574837 gene encoding putative uncharacterized protein DDB_G0282129 isoform X4 — protein sequence MIDSSNIQESSGLATALKDRPACVMPVQPNRSLPVLPAPHSPYRAIVSRRTSTTASDSASTGLSNKQLLKNVQDTRPINNTEHASKYRIVSGQTPPYDERIDSSTMSNKDAQELRYRKNKLKLKLRELKKKTVELSRVMLKTLIPPSAPVKDTIESYAQQIEKLTNLLKMLPEVPQETSDSEVINNNNNNNNNNNNNNNNNNNKIINDLPNLNASPPCSTTYKDISVVSQYPSYTSPSPEPPKLSPKIPINYEIITTTTTTTTTSTTTSPYDERNSPPLLPRATSTNGDNYEDDWEESQLYNKLLEQVNNKLKASEDSELNISSVNSSVITTTTGSIVTEQIDIDDKPEYFNLSTDITKSELYIDPVNNQIDITEKLDNIEMGCDVDQVLKIDLRHSPSPENMVIDTTSIPKYENNNNNNNNNNNNNDYYENNLRINESDQLKAKLKESNNSHKIIKVFDNLTSVSPTISNDSNASNVSNTAAVAAAAAVAAAASASSAITSSCDILNNKSVGKSKTNKIKDNRPVSESPKNNLIINEQQFPSLGNWLAKISTKLPNHQLLSTRSINDTNNIRPDSAITITNELSPSFYQYYQHHHRQQPLLQQPQLEILNQQQQVSNKTNTTSSSKNKNTLGETHNKISTETQLKNQQQWEPTEQQRQSQAQLLENNSNNNNINTSFLEPQLQQKPQQQIDPQIYSSVPMNRLFPRGYPLDPYRLPLLRPQNSQLPDPISTNSMPYHANASALLNPLPMPQNSSLSYWHQPIAKAHTESKRGFTDIPINYDPLSLAKRSTYSQLHPLLPPVPINLINPPQYQIQQQQQQQQQQQQQQQQQQQQRQQQQQQLHSSQYERLWDKPGLCLRTPDSTIQPINYPSWQTALFSPESLLPGRSYGLNSSWTSDPRNLLSTITPAMQNFSSPYQPIGISRIRNVKERGDQIRNCETPHLGKVNYNPNTAKTLECSNCGSRGPVYKCLGCEIAFYCNESCQARHWNHHVTICPKKMPKLKKVVP from the exons ATGATCGATTCGAGTAATATTCAAGAATCAAGTGGACTTGCTACAGCTTTAAAAGATCGTCCAGCTTGTGTGATGCCTGTTCAACCAAATCGTTCATTACCGGTATTACCGGCACCTCATTCACCTTATCGAGCTATTGTATCTCGGAGGACATCAACAACTGCCAGTGATTCAGCATCCACTGGACTatcaaataaacaattattaaaaaatgtccaAG aCACTAGGCCAATCAACAACACAGAACATGCCAGTAAATATCGTATTGTCAGTGGACAAACTCCACCCTACGACGAGCGTATTGACTCATCAACTATGTCAAATAAGGATGCTCAAGAATTACGTTatcgtaaaaataaacttaaactAAAACTacgagaattaaaaaaaaaaactgttgaaTTGAGTCGAGTTATGTTAAAAACACTTATACCACCTTCAGCGCCTGTTAAGGATACTATTGAATCTTATGCTcaacaaattgaaaaattgacaaatttattaaaaatgctTCCTGAAGTACCACAGGAGACTAGTGATTCTGaagtaatcaataataataataataataataataataataataataataataataataataataataaaataataaatgatttaccaAATTTAAATGCTTCTCCACCCTGTTCAACGACTTACAAAGACATATCAGTGGTGTCTCAGTATCCTTCATACACTTCACCATCACCAGAACCACCAAaattatcaccaaaaataccaattaattatgaaataataacaacaacaacaacaacaacaacaacatcgACAACAACAAGTCCTTATGACGAAAGAAATAGTCCACCTTTGTTGCCGAGAGCAACTTCAACCAATGGAGATAATTATGAAGACGATTGGGAAGAGAGCCAACTGTATAATAAGTTACTTGaacaagtaaataataaattaaaagcatCTGAAGAtagtgaattaaatatttcatcggTAAATTCATCAGTTATCACCACCACTACTGGAAGTATTGTTACCGAGCAAATTGATATAGATGATAAAccagaatattttaatttatcaacagATATAACTAAAAGTGAATTGTATATTGATCCggtaaataatcaaattgataTAACTGAAAAATTAGATAATATAGAAATGGGCTGTGATGTTGACCAAGTATTGAAAATAGATCTGAGACATTCACCAAGTCCAGAAAATATGGTAATTGATACAACAAGTATACCaaagtatgaaaataataataataataataataataataataataataatgattattatgaaaataatttaaggatAAATGAGTCTGATCAACTCAAAGCTAAACTAAAAGAATCTAATAAtagtcataaaattattaaagtatttgataatttaacttCAGTCAGTCCTACTATTAGTAATGATAGTAATGCTAGTAATGTTAGTAATACTGCAGCTGTGGCTGCGGCTGCTGCTGTTGCCGCTGCTGCATCAGCATCGTCTGCCATAACTTCTTCATGTgatatattgaataataaatcagTGGGTAAAagtaaaactaataaaataaaagacaatCGACCAGTATCCGAGTCaccaaaaaataatctcaTTATTAATGAACAACAATTTCCATCACTTGGAAACTGGCTCGCTAAAATATCTACAAAACTTCCaaatcatcaattattatCAACGCGCTCAATTAATGATACTAATAATATTCGTCCAGATTCAGCAATTACAATTACTAATGAGTTATCACCATCATTTTATCAGTACTATCAGCATCATCATCGTCAACAGCCATTGCTGCAACAGCCGCAACTTGAAATACTtaatcaacaacaacaagtATCAAATAAGACAAATACTACCAGttcttcaaaaaataaaaataccttgGGAGAGacacataataaaatatctacagaaacacaattaaaaaatcaacaacaATGGGAACCAACAGAACAGCAAAGACAATCACAAGCACAAttacttgaaaataattcaaacaataataatataaatacgtCATTCTTAGAACCACAATTACAACAAAAGCCTCAACAACAAATAGACCCACAAATTTATTCATCTGTTCCAATGAATAGACTTTTTCCTCGCGGTTATCCA CTGGATCCTTATAGATTGCCACTTCTTCGGCCTCAAAATAGTCAATTACCCGATCCGATATCAACGAACTCAATGCCATATCATGCTAATGCATCAGCTCTTTTAAATCCTTTGCCAATGCCACAAAATTCATCACTCTCTTATTGGCATCAACCGATCGCTAAAGCCCATACAGAATCTAAACGAGGATTTACTGATATTCCAATTAATTACGATCCACTTTCACTTGCCAAAAGATCTACTTACTCTCAACTTCATCCGCTTTTACCTCCAGTACCAATTAACCTTATAAATCCCCCCCAATATCAAAttcaacaacaacagcagcagcagcaacaacaacaacaacaacaacaacaacaacagcaacaacgtcaacagcaacaacagcaaTTACATTCATCACAATATGAAAGACTGTGGGATAAACCTGGACTCTGTTTACGAACTCCTGATTCAACAATACAACCAATAAACTATCCATCATGGCAAACTGCATTATTTTCCCCAGAAAGTTTATTGCCAGGAAGAAGTTATGGATTAAATAGTAGTTGGACTTCGGATCCTCGTAATCTTTTGTCAACAATCACACCagcaatgcaaaatttttcgtcaCCTTATCAACCAATTGGCATTTCACGAATAAGAAATGTCAAAGAACGCGGTGACCAAATACGAAACTGTGAAACTCCCCATTTAGGTAAAGTTAATTACAATCCGAATACTGCAAAAACACTCGAGTGCTCTAATTGTGGATCTCGTGGCCCTGTGTATAAATGTCTAGGATGTGAAATTGCATTTTATTGCAATGAATCTTGTCAAGCGCGACACTGGAATCACCATGTTACTATTTGTCCTAAAAAAATgcctaaattaaaaaaagttgtgccttaa
- the LOC103574837 gene encoding serine/threonine-protein kinase pakD isoform X2, with protein MIDSSNIQESSGLATALKDRPACVMPVQPNRSLPVLPAPHSPYRAIVSRRTSTTASDSASTGLSNKQLLKNVQDLTKIDIPNLKKNNELLRKPVINIIQESRSHEKSNQNISRRLGAKRKSDGGIENNSNNNNNNNNNNNNNNNNNYNNNTNINGINYKDIINNYNFIDISKSPERCDSIDADSSINVDPLSLYYTNDSDAQKRELGPIKKRRKRKDKKLEDEGMGKPKIVPPLRLKKIQSLQANITTACYQPNNDEKERIKQIIERERQECIPKFRYYQPKPPEVPIIIPDTRPINNTEHASKYRIVSGQTPPYDERIDSSTMSNKDAQELRYRKNKLKLKLRELKKKTVELSRVMLKTLIPPSAPVKDTIESYAQQIEKLTNLLKMLPEVPQETSDSEVINNNNNNNNNNNNNNNNNNNKIINDLPNLNASPPCSTTYKDISVVSQYPSYTSPSPEPPKLSPKIPINYEIITTTTTTTTTSTTTSPYDERNSPPLLPRATSTNGDNYEDDWEESQLYNKLLEQVNNKLKASEDSELNISSVNSSVITTTTGSIVTEQIDIDDKPEYFNLSTDITKSELYIDPVNNQIDITEKLDNIEMGCDVDQVLKIDLRHSPSPENMVIDTTSIPKYENNNNNNNNNNNNNDYYENNLRINESDQLKAKLKESNNSHKIIKVFDNLTSVSPTISNDSNASNVSNTAAVAAAAAVAAAASASSAITSSCDILNNKSVGKSKTNKIKDNRPVSESPKNNLIINEQQFPSLGNWLAKISTKLPNHQLLSTRSINDTNNIRPDSAITITNELSPSFYQYYQHHHRQQPLLQQPQLEILNQQQQVSNKTNTTSSSKNKNTLGETHNKISTETQLKNQQQWEPTEQQRQSQAQLLENNSNNNNINTSFLEPQLQQKPQQQIDPQIYSSVPMNRLFPRGYPLDPYRLPLLRPQNSQLPDPISTNSMPYHANASALLNPLPMPQNSSLSYWHQPIAKAHTESKRGFTDIPINYDPLSLAKRSTYSQLHPLLPPVPINLINPPQYQIQQQQQQQQQQQQQQQQQQQQRQQQQQQLHSSQYERLWDKPGLCLRTPDSTIQPINYPSWQTALFSPESLLPGRSYGLNSSWTSDPRNLLSTITPAMQNFSSPYQPIGISRIRNVKERGDQIRNCETPHLGKVNYNPNTAKTLECSNCGSRGPVYKCLGCEIAFYCNESCQARHWNHHVTICPKKMPKLKKVVP; from the exons ATGATCGATTCGAGTAATATTCAAGAATCAAGTGGACTTGCTACAGCTTTAAAAGATCGTCCAGCTTGTGTGATGCCTGTTCAACCAAATCGTTCATTACCGGTATTACCGGCACCTCATTCACCTTATCGAGCTATTGTATCTCGGAGGACATCAACAACTGCCAGTGATTCAGCATCCACTGGACTatcaaataaacaattattaaaaaatgtccaAG ATCTCACCAAGATCGATATCccaaatttaaagaaaaataatgaattattacgTAAACCTGTCATCAATATCATACAAGAATCACGGTCTCATGAGAAGagtaatcaaaatatttcaagGCGTTTAGGAGCAAAAAGAAAATCTGATGGTGGAATTGaaaacaacagcaacaataacaacaacaacaacaacaacaacaacaacaacaacaacaacaactatAACAACAACACCAATATCAATGGAATCAATTATAAAgacataataaacaattataactttattgaTATTTCTAAAAGCCCTGAAAGATGTGACTCTATTGATGCTGATTCGTCAATAAATGTTGATCCTTTGTCACTTTATTATACAAATGATTCCGATGCTCAAAAACGAGAATTAGGACCTATTAAAAAACGCCGAAaaagaaaagataaaaaattggaAGATGAAGGTATGGGTAAACCTAAAATAGTCCCACCTTtgagacttaaaaaaatacaaagtttGCAAGCAAACATTACAACGGCATGTTATCAACcaaataatgatgaaaaagaacgcattaaacaaataatagaGAGAGAACGTCAAGAGTGTATCCCTAAATTTAGATATTATCAACCAAAACCCCCAGAAGTCCCAATAATAATACCAG aCACTAGGCCAATCAACAACACAGAACATGCCAGTAAATATCGTATTGTCAGTGGACAAACTCCACCCTACGACGAGCGTATTGACTCATCAACTATGTCAAATAAGGATGCTCAAGAATTACGTTatcgtaaaaataaacttaaactAAAACTacgagaattaaaaaaaaaaactgttgaaTTGAGTCGAGTTATGTTAAAAACACTTATACCACCTTCAGCGCCTGTTAAGGATACTATTGAATCTTATGCTcaacaaattgaaaaattgacaaatttattaaaaatgctTCCTGAAGTACCACAGGAGACTAGTGATTCTGaagtaatcaataataataataataataataataataataataataataataataataataataataaaataataaatgatttaccaAATTTAAATGCTTCTCCACCCTGTTCAACGACTTACAAAGACATATCAGTGGTGTCTCAGTATCCTTCATACACTTCACCATCACCAGAACCACCAAaattatcaccaaaaataccaattaattatgaaataataacaacaacaacaacaacaacaacaacatcgACAACAACAAGTCCTTATGACGAAAGAAATAGTCCACCTTTGTTGCCGAGAGCAACTTCAACCAATGGAGATAATTATGAAGACGATTGGGAAGAGAGCCAACTGTATAATAAGTTACTTGaacaagtaaataataaattaaaagcatCTGAAGAtagtgaattaaatatttcatcggTAAATTCATCAGTTATCACCACCACTACTGGAAGTATTGTTACCGAGCAAATTGATATAGATGATAAAccagaatattttaatttatcaacagATATAACTAAAAGTGAATTGTATATTGATCCggtaaataatcaaattgataTAACTGAAAAATTAGATAATATAGAAATGGGCTGTGATGTTGACCAAGTATTGAAAATAGATCTGAGACATTCACCAAGTCCAGAAAATATGGTAATTGATACAACAAGTATACCaaagtatgaaaataataataataataataataataataataataataatgattattatgaaaataatttaaggatAAATGAGTCTGATCAACTCAAAGCTAAACTAAAAGAATCTAATAAtagtcataaaattattaaagtatttgataatttaacttCAGTCAGTCCTACTATTAGTAATGATAGTAATGCTAGTAATGTTAGTAATACTGCAGCTGTGGCTGCGGCTGCTGCTGTTGCCGCTGCTGCATCAGCATCGTCTGCCATAACTTCTTCATGTgatatattgaataataaatcagTGGGTAAAagtaaaactaataaaataaaagacaatCGACCAGTATCCGAGTCaccaaaaaataatctcaTTATTAATGAACAACAATTTCCATCACTTGGAAACTGGCTCGCTAAAATATCTACAAAACTTCCaaatcatcaattattatCAACGCGCTCAATTAATGATACTAATAATATTCGTCCAGATTCAGCAATTACAATTACTAATGAGTTATCACCATCATTTTATCAGTACTATCAGCATCATCATCGTCAACAGCCATTGCTGCAACAGCCGCAACTTGAAATACTtaatcaacaacaacaagtATCAAATAAGACAAATACTACCAGttcttcaaaaaataaaaataccttgGGAGAGacacataataaaatatctacagaaacacaattaaaaaatcaacaacaATGGGAACCAACAGAACAGCAAAGACAATCACAAGCACAAttacttgaaaataattcaaacaataataatataaatacgtCATTCTTAGAACCACAATTACAACAAAAGCCTCAACAACAAATAGACCCACAAATTTATTCATCTGTTCCAATGAATAGACTTTTTCCTCGCGGTTATCCA CTGGATCCTTATAGATTGCCACTTCTTCGGCCTCAAAATAGTCAATTACCCGATCCGATATCAACGAACTCAATGCCATATCATGCTAATGCATCAGCTCTTTTAAATCCTTTGCCAATGCCACAAAATTCATCACTCTCTTATTGGCATCAACCGATCGCTAAAGCCCATACAGAATCTAAACGAGGATTTACTGATATTCCAATTAATTACGATCCACTTTCACTTGCCAAAAGATCTACTTACTCTCAACTTCATCCGCTTTTACCTCCAGTACCAATTAACCTTATAAATCCCCCCCAATATCAAAttcaacaacaacagcagcagcagcaacaacaacaacaacaacaacaacaacaacagcaacaacgtcaacagcaacaacagcaaTTACATTCATCACAATATGAAAGACTGTGGGATAAACCTGGACTCTGTTTACGAACTCCTGATTCAACAATACAACCAATAAACTATCCATCATGGCAAACTGCATTATTTTCCCCAGAAAGTTTATTGCCAGGAAGAAGTTATGGATTAAATAGTAGTTGGACTTCGGATCCTCGTAATCTTTTGTCAACAATCACACCagcaatgcaaaatttttcgtcaCCTTATCAACCAATTGGCATTTCACGAATAAGAAATGTCAAAGAACGCGGTGACCAAATACGAAACTGTGAAACTCCCCATTTAGGTAAAGTTAATTACAATCCGAATACTGCAAAAACACTCGAGTGCTCTAATTGTGGATCTCGTGGCCCTGTGTATAAATGTCTAGGATGTGAAATTGCATTTTATTGCAATGAATCTTGTCAAGCGCGACACTGGAATCACCATGTTACTATTTGTCCTAAAAAAATgcctaaattaaaaaaagttgtgccttaa
- the LOC103574837 gene encoding probable serine/threonine-protein kinase DDB_G0282963 isoform X3: MIDSSNIQESSGLATALKDRPACVMPVQPNRSLPVLPAPHSPYRAIVSRRTSTTASDSASTGLSNKQLLKNVQGAKRKSDGGIENNSNNNNNNNNNNNNNNNNNYNNNTNINGINYKDIINNYNFIDISKSPERCDSIDADSSINVDPLSLYYTNDSDAQKRELGPIKKRRKRKDKKLEDEGMGKPKIVPPLRLKKIQSLQANITTACYQPNNDEKERIKQIIERERQECIPKFRYYQPKPPEVPIIIPDTRPINNTEHASKYRIVSGQTPPYDERIDSSTMSNKDAQELRYRKNKLKLKLRELKKKTVELSRVMLKTLIPPSAPVKDTIESYAQQIEKLTNLLKMLPEVPQETSDSEVINNNNNNNNNNNNNNNNNNNKIINDLPNLNASPPCSTTYKDISVVSQYPSYTSPSPEPPKLSPKIPINYEIITTTTTTTTTSTTTSPYDERNSPPLLPRATSTNGDNYEDDWEESQLYNKLLEQVNNKLKASEDSELNISSVNSSVITTTTGSIVTEQIDIDDKPEYFNLSTDITKSELYIDPVNNQIDITEKLDNIEMGCDVDQVLKIDLRHSPSPENMVIDTTSIPKYENNNNNNNNNNNNNDYYENNLRINESDQLKAKLKESNNSHKIIKVFDNLTSVSPTISNDSNASNVSNTAAVAAAAAVAAAASASSAITSSCDILNNKSVGKSKTNKIKDNRPVSESPKNNLIINEQQFPSLGNWLAKISTKLPNHQLLSTRSINDTNNIRPDSAITITNELSPSFYQYYQHHHRQQPLLQQPQLEILNQQQQVSNKTNTTSSSKNKNTLGETHNKISTETQLKNQQQWEPTEQQRQSQAQLLENNSNNNNINTSFLEPQLQQKPQQQIDPQIYSSVPMNRLFPRGYPLDPYRLPLLRPQNSQLPDPISTNSMPYHANASALLNPLPMPQNSSLSYWHQPIAKAHTESKRGFTDIPINYDPLSLAKRSTYSQLHPLLPPVPINLINPPQYQIQQQQQQQQQQQQQQQQQQQQRQQQQQQLHSSQYERLWDKPGLCLRTPDSTIQPINYPSWQTALFSPESLLPGRSYGLNSSWTSDPRNLLSTITPAMQNFSSPYQPIGISRIRNVKERGDQIRNCETPHLGKVNYNPNTAKTLECSNCGSRGPVYKCLGCEIAFYCNESCQARHWNHHVTICPKKMPKLKKVVP, from the exons ATGATCGATTCGAGTAATATTCAAGAATCAAGTGGACTTGCTACAGCTTTAAAAGATCGTCCAGCTTGTGTGATGCCTGTTCAACCAAATCGTTCATTACCGGTATTACCGGCACCTCATTCACCTTATCGAGCTATTGTATCTCGGAGGACATCAACAACTGCCAGTGATTCAGCATCCACTGGACTatcaaataaacaattattaaaaaatgtccaAG GAGCAAAAAGAAAATCTGATGGTGGAATTGaaaacaacagcaacaataacaacaacaacaacaacaacaacaacaacaacaacaacaacaactatAACAACAACACCAATATCAATGGAATCAATTATAAAgacataataaacaattataactttattgaTATTTCTAAAAGCCCTGAAAGATGTGACTCTATTGATGCTGATTCGTCAATAAATGTTGATCCTTTGTCACTTTATTATACAAATGATTCCGATGCTCAAAAACGAGAATTAGGACCTATTAAAAAACGCCGAAaaagaaaagataaaaaattggaAGATGAAGGTATGGGTAAACCTAAAATAGTCCCACCTTtgagacttaaaaaaatacaaagtttGCAAGCAAACATTACAACGGCATGTTATCAACcaaataatgatgaaaaagaacgcattaaacaaataatagaGAGAGAACGTCAAGAGTGTATCCCTAAATTTAGATATTATCAACCAAAACCCCCAGAAGTCCCAATAATAATACCAG aCACTAGGCCAATCAACAACACAGAACATGCCAGTAAATATCGTATTGTCAGTGGACAAACTCCACCCTACGACGAGCGTATTGACTCATCAACTATGTCAAATAAGGATGCTCAAGAATTACGTTatcgtaaaaataaacttaaactAAAACTacgagaattaaaaaaaaaaactgttgaaTTGAGTCGAGTTATGTTAAAAACACTTATACCACCTTCAGCGCCTGTTAAGGATACTATTGAATCTTATGCTcaacaaattgaaaaattgacaaatttattaaaaatgctTCCTGAAGTACCACAGGAGACTAGTGATTCTGaagtaatcaataataataataataataataataataataataataataataataataataataataaaataataaatgatttaccaAATTTAAATGCTTCTCCACCCTGTTCAACGACTTACAAAGACATATCAGTGGTGTCTCAGTATCCTTCATACACTTCACCATCACCAGAACCACCAAaattatcaccaaaaataccaattaattatgaaataataacaacaacaacaacaacaacaacaacatcgACAACAACAAGTCCTTATGACGAAAGAAATAGTCCACCTTTGTTGCCGAGAGCAACTTCAACCAATGGAGATAATTATGAAGACGATTGGGAAGAGAGCCAACTGTATAATAAGTTACTTGaacaagtaaataataaattaaaagcatCTGAAGAtagtgaattaaatatttcatcggTAAATTCATCAGTTATCACCACCACTACTGGAAGTATTGTTACCGAGCAAATTGATATAGATGATAAAccagaatattttaatttatcaacagATATAACTAAAAGTGAATTGTATATTGATCCggtaaataatcaaattgataTAACTGAAAAATTAGATAATATAGAAATGGGCTGTGATGTTGACCAAGTATTGAAAATAGATCTGAGACATTCACCAAGTCCAGAAAATATGGTAATTGATACAACAAGTATACCaaagtatgaaaataataataataataataataataataataataataatgattattatgaaaataatttaaggatAAATGAGTCTGATCAACTCAAAGCTAAACTAAAAGAATCTAATAAtagtcataaaattattaaagtatttgataatttaacttCAGTCAGTCCTACTATTAGTAATGATAGTAATGCTAGTAATGTTAGTAATACTGCAGCTGTGGCTGCGGCTGCTGCTGTTGCCGCTGCTGCATCAGCATCGTCTGCCATAACTTCTTCATGTgatatattgaataataaatcagTGGGTAAAagtaaaactaataaaataaaagacaatCGACCAGTATCCGAGTCaccaaaaaataatctcaTTATTAATGAACAACAATTTCCATCACTTGGAAACTGGCTCGCTAAAATATCTACAAAACTTCCaaatcatcaattattatCAACGCGCTCAATTAATGATACTAATAATATTCGTCCAGATTCAGCAATTACAATTACTAATGAGTTATCACCATCATTTTATCAGTACTATCAGCATCATCATCGTCAACAGCCATTGCTGCAACAGCCGCAACTTGAAATACTtaatcaacaacaacaagtATCAAATAAGACAAATACTACCAGttcttcaaaaaataaaaataccttgGGAGAGacacataataaaatatctacagaaacacaattaaaaaatcaacaacaATGGGAACCAACAGAACAGCAAAGACAATCACAAGCACAAttacttgaaaataattcaaacaataataatataaatacgtCATTCTTAGAACCACAATTACAACAAAAGCCTCAACAACAAATAGACCCACAAATTTATTCATCTGTTCCAATGAATAGACTTTTTCCTCGCGGTTATCCA CTGGATCCTTATAGATTGCCACTTCTTCGGCCTCAAAATAGTCAATTACCCGATCCGATATCAACGAACTCAATGCCATATCATGCTAATGCATCAGCTCTTTTAAATCCTTTGCCAATGCCACAAAATTCATCACTCTCTTATTGGCATCAACCGATCGCTAAAGCCCATACAGAATCTAAACGAGGATTTACTGATATTCCAATTAATTACGATCCACTTTCACTTGCCAAAAGATCTACTTACTCTCAACTTCATCCGCTTTTACCTCCAGTACCAATTAACCTTATAAATCCCCCCCAATATCAAAttcaacaacaacagcagcagcagcaacaacaacaacaacaacaacaacaacaacagcaacaacgtcaacagcaacaacagcaaTTACATTCATCACAATATGAAAGACTGTGGGATAAACCTGGACTCTGTTTACGAACTCCTGATTCAACAATACAACCAATAAACTATCCATCATGGCAAACTGCATTATTTTCCCCAGAAAGTTTATTGCCAGGAAGAAGTTATGGATTAAATAGTAGTTGGACTTCGGATCCTCGTAATCTTTTGTCAACAATCACACCagcaatgcaaaatttttcgtcaCCTTATCAACCAATTGGCATTTCACGAATAAGAAATGTCAAAGAACGCGGTGACCAAATACGAAACTGTGAAACTCCCCATTTAGGTAAAGTTAATTACAATCCGAATACTGCAAAAACACTCGAGTGCTCTAATTGTGGATCTCGTGGCCCTGTGTATAAATGTCTAGGATGTGAAATTGCATTTTATTGCAATGAATCTTGTCAAGCGCGACACTGGAATCACCATGTTACTATTTGTCCTAAAAAAATgcctaaattaaaaaaagttgtgccttaa